The Cryptomeria japonica chromosome 9, Sugi_1.0, whole genome shotgun sequence DNA segment ATTGCAAGTAAAAATAACAAGGTGATGCCAAATGCATAATAACAACCTACTTGAATTCTTTAGTAGGCAAATACTCCAAGCTGAGAATACCATTCTGGATGAGCTATTGAATTAAGTGTATGTGGATCTCAATATACTTAGTCCATTGATGTTCCACTTGGTTGTGTGGTCACACCAATGAGTAGGAGCATCATCATGAGAAAAGCCAAACTACATGGTCAATTGGCCAAGCCAAAGGACCTCTTTTTTGCTTATTGCGAGAATGCAATTGAACTAGAACCAGGTGGTAGACAAAACTAGATGTAGACTTTCGAACATTAACATCATTAACCCAATGTGAGTCAATGAAGCCCACAATCCAAGAAGCTCATGATGTGTAGTGAATGCTAAAATGTGAAGTGCCCTAGATATGCCTCAAGACATGCTTGGCTGCCTTCCAATGAGACTCATAAGGATCCTAAGAGAAATGAtagacaagaccaaccacaaaggaaatatcatGATGACTATGTGTTGAGTACAAAAGATTGCCAACCATTTGCTAATACATGTAGCATCAACTCTAACTGAAGTGCAATTGGTAGACAGTGTGACACCTGACTTGCACCTGTGCTAGTGTATGACACCTTGCGTTGGCTGGTACAAACTGATACTTGCAAAAGTACCCAGCCATACCGACCAGTGAaataaaaacttcaaaaaatgTGAAATGTATTTGTTTTGTACCCCTTTTAGCAAAGATTTGACATAGGATGTTGCAAGCAATTTCATGACGGTTCAATGACTGCTTAGGGGCTGCACAAAATAGTAAAAAATGAAGATACCCTCTAGAGAAACTGAATCTGCAACTTCTTCAAACCCTATCGAGTTTACTAAAGCCCTCAAACCCTAATTAAGCTTGGAATCTCCCCAGCCATCACTTGCAGAATCCTtaacttttgaaagaaattttttcCCAGTCACAGTCACTACTGCCTCACCATTAGGTGAAGGATAAGGACTTTTTAGGTGATCATCCAACTACTGAAACTTGACACTATGAATAATCTCCATTCTTTGAATTGCCTTGCACAAAGTGTTGATGTTATAACTAGGTCGgattccttctagggccgacctagcacttTTGGGTGGCTAATTGGCCTGTCGGCCTTGGCCACAATATCTTGCAAAGTTCAatgtataacttgttattaggtcTGGCCCTAAATGGGCGTCATCATATGTGAAATGTAATTATAACATGTAACTTGTATTAGGTGGACTCTTGGCTGGTCTTAGAGTCATTTCTTTACTTGATACAGGTGAAACTCATAATTTAATCGATGCACGGTTGGTAGAGAAGCGTGGTATTCAAACTCAAGAGTTTGAAGGGATAAGGGTAAAAGTTGCTGATGGTAACACTCTCACTTGTGATAGAATGATTCCGGATTTACCTGTGAAACTCAATAACTATGAATTCAAAGCTGATTTTTATGTGGTTAACATGGGAAACATGGATGTGGTACTTGGTATGACGTGGCTTCATGCAATAGGTGAATTTACACTCAACCTTAGAGATATGGAGATGAAATTCAGGGTTGATGGAACTAATTGCAttcttaaagctatcaaggccagcaACTTGAAGTTAATCACTCTCAAAAGAATGGAGAGACTTGTCGAACATGACATGGTGGAGTGGGCATTAGAGTGTAAATTGATGCCTATATATGAGGAGCAGCATAAAACACCTTATCATCCAGATGTTTAGGAGCTTAGAGTTAAGAATACAAAGGTGTTCAGTGACATACCACCTGTTAGACCTCCTGATAGAACATCATTGAGCTTGAAGAGGGCACCAAgcccatcatgattacaccttaccGACACCCAAAACAtttgaaggatgaaattgagaaaaccatcagAGAACTTTTAGCTATGGGACACATAAGGCCGAGTAAGTCTCCTTTCCCTTCATCAGtggttttggtgaagaagaaagatggtgcacttaggatgtgcattgattatcaGATGTTGAATGAAAGGACAATAAGGAAGCGATATCCCATCCCTTGCATCGATGAGTTGATAGATATGTGAACTCTTGAACTCTTAAAATTCAAGAATCATAAAGGTTAATTTTGCTTCTACTTGCTCGAATCAAATGAAGGTAATTAAGAGGTAGCAATATTGTGAATAAACAAATTTAAACTTGCAAAAATAGTAATGGAAGCTCACATATTTTTATCCTGGAAACCCCATGATGGGAAAACCAGAATGAATGGTAGTGGCAAATCTTGTTACCTTATTTTATTACTTTGGAAGAAGTACAACTGGTGTGTACAGCAATAACTGCTCTCTACTTTCTGTCAATCTCCTTATAATTACTGAATAACAGAATTTCCTCACTGTATTTCCAAATCCTCAATGATCCAAGCATTTGTCTCAACCCCCTTTAATGTATTCTTTTTAAGTTGCTGGAAGGTTCTCTAGCTGTCGAAGAAATATGGCTGTTGCTGGAGATGAAATGGTGTCCAAACATTTTGCTTTCTGGATTTACAGTCACGGGTAACTAATGCAGTTGTGCATCTGACCTGGACACCACTGTGGTTGCAGTAGCGACAGACACTGCCATGATCGCAGTCTTGTTCTTCTGGTCTGTTGATTCCCATGCCATCCTCTCTTTGAGCTCTAAAACTCTTTTTGTTGTTCGAGTTTTATCCATCAGATCCTTCCTGATCAATGCCTTAAACTTACATCATTGTGCACAAATAAAAGCAATTTTGATTTGGTTTTATGTATCAAACTAAATATCCTAAAATACAAATCTATTCTACTTTGAATTAAGATTCCTGAAACACAATTATTGATCGATTTTAGTTAAAAATGGTTCAAAACTACGCAAACCAGTCATATCCTTCTAATCTCAGTGTAATCTTTGTTGCCCAGTTATTGGTAGTAAGTTATTTTGTTTCTTATCAAAACTCTGTAATCAATTCTTAATGTCAAAAGAAGTTCTGAATTTGCAAAGAATGTTCACAAGATTAGGATTTTTCTTGTTTAATTTTTTGTTTCTTATCATTTGTTTGTCTAGACTGTTTTCTTTCAATGAGACAACTATATCTTTATCATACTTAATGGCTCATGTTAGACAATTTGAAATTGTATCTAATGGTTCTTGGATTTCAGGATTGAACATTCTGCTGTTAATCTTGCTGATTCTTTTCAGCAAAATGGCCTACCTATTAAGGCTAGCTCCCTTGCTCCAACTTTGTTAGAGGTGGGTTACATTCTTTTTCAAACATTTTGTAAGTCTTCTAATGTTCAGCATGCACATCTGTTAAATGATGTGTTTTTTGGTTCTGTCAGAGTGGAAAGGCACTCACTGCCAAGGGAATACAGGTTCTTGAATTTGTTGGTAAAGAGACTATAGATCTGCTAGCCACAGAGACAGGTATTGATATTGAGAAAGATGAGAGGGAGATCGAGCAAGGTGAGACTGAGGAACAATTTTCAGAAGAAGCCACTTTTGATCGATGCTTCTATATTTATGGAGGTCCTGAGCAGCTGGAGGTAATTTGCTACCACAGTATGGCTTTATCTAAAAGTGCAATTGAGTATTGTGTAAGGGTCTGAAAAAACTTCGATTTATTTTGCAGGAGCTGGAAGCTTTGTCAAATCATTATGCATTACTGTGTAatagaacaagaacaaaactacCAGGAGAAGATAAAGCTGCTTTTGATAGAATGCTCAAGCAGATTCAACAGGTATTTACATTAAGCAATGAAAGTGACGGAGGTAATTTTGAATTTGACAAGGGTAAAAATGTTGAAAGTGGAGAATCAGGCAATGGAAATGAGATAAAAATTCTTTGTGATGCAAGTGTCAGCAAAGCAGCTGAGATGGCAGCAGGGTAAACACTTGACCACGGGCATATCGGTTTTCTATGTTGCTTTTTTGTACTAAAGTCTCTCTATAGTCTGAAGACCTTAAATATCTATAAATATTGAATTTTGCAGCTTTACAGCCACACTTGGGGGGCTTGCTCTCAACGAAATAGTCCAGAAAACAGCTGATCGTCTTGAGGCTATTAGATCTGAAGGAGTGCATGTAAGGGCAAAAAATTAGTGAATTTGTACTAAAAATGAATGCACAAGTAGAAAAGTTTGTGAATTTTATTATAAATTTAGTGGCACTTTTGAAATCTACATTAAGAGCCTGTTGCTGTTTTTGAAATAACTTTATTACGCTTCATTTTAGCAGAGGCTTTCAGAGTTGTGCTGTCTTGGAATATCTCAGCTTCTTCTGCTTGGCAAATCTGTGTTAGCAAACTCAAATGCACCAGGTGACAAAGCAATGGAGGGTTCTCTTAGAATCGAATGGCCAGATGATTATATTTTAAAGGCAAAGCTTCTCAGATCCAAAGCACAGTCCATGACCAGTGATATTGAGGCTGTTTCAAACAGTTTTATTACAGGTATGCTGAAGTACATTCGTATTTTTACTTTCAGAAAAGTGTTTTTTCCCCACCAtaaatgcattaatttttttttttaaactctcaATAACTCCAATTTATCAGATTTTGCAATGCATATATGTGATATTCCACACAATCTCTTTTGTAAGTATTATAGATGTATATCATCGGGAATCATTTAGCAAGAGTTTCCCAAGGCATTTGCCAGGTATTTTGCCTTTTAACCACATGTCAATACAAAAGAAACTCAACTGTCAATCTCTGAAGACAATGCCTGCCCCTGGATGTTATAAATTATTAAAGGTTGCACAGATGTCATTATACTGGTGCAGAATAGTATACATGGAGTCTTTTCATTGGTATATATTATTTGTCCATGTCTAGACATACATGGGTAGTTACATTCATCCAATGCTCAAGCACAGACACATGAACACTTGCATATTTGTTTCTCTGTGTCTATACATTTGTCGATATTTAACGTACATACATACGTACACACACATTTAAAGGATTATGAACAAATTTAGCTTATACACCCTCCTTAAGATTTATACACAAAATTGTTTTTAAACTTGTCCAATGCATGCACCGTTTTATATATTGCCACCTGTAGTTAATTCTTTAGTTGAAACAGAGTTCGGAATTGGTTCGAAAATTTGATGTTTGATTAAATTCTAGCTGCACACATCAATAAAATACTACAcagtaaatataaataaataaaatgcttaAAAAATTAGAGTTTGAGGGACTTCTCATAAAGAAAAGGATTTACTTATTTATCTCTTTTAATTGAAATATTAACTTATATAAGGAATTTATCATCTCATAGGTTGCAATATACTGTTAAAACAAATATTTACTCACGAACTTAACATAACAAACAATGCAAATTCTACAGCTAAGACATGTATATAACACAAAGCTTGCATATCAACAATCGAGAGCAAAACAAGAAGACAGTCGAGATTCATCATTAAAGTTAAAAATGTCACAGGAAAGAAGACACCAAAATTTGTTGTAATTACACACCTCAGAGGGTTGCTCTGATCTTCAGCTTCTTGCACAGTTTCTTACATAGCCTGTCAAATTATTCAATtgttttataattttgttttttgAGTAAGAACTCCTATTTGTTAATTTTGGTACAGCCCTATGACCTTTGATCAGGAGAGAGACAATATTGATAAAAAATAGCTGAAGATTAGGGCTTCTACCCTAGAAAAAGTGACTGTTGAAGCAATAAAGTTTGTTTTGACTGTCTGTATTTAATACAATAGTCATCCATCTATTATGCTCTTAAGAATGTCCTCTCTCAACTAAATGGAGAATGTACTCTATTAAGAAATAAATATTGAAAGATTTAAGTAATTAGCTGTCCAATAAACTAATGATTTGATCCGCCTAATTACACtacttttaaatatatttaattggtTAACAAATATGAATAAATTGGATGTCTCATACATTTTACCAAGGTAAACTGACTGATATATTAAAATTGGAAAAGAGTTAAccattcaaaattaattaattaaattaactagatAAATCATTTCTTAGTTTGATTTAAATAAACTGATTGCTTAGAGAAGTACAATTATGATTGATAAATTTGTTAAATTCAAACTGAAGAAGAACAATAGTTGAATATAGATATTACAAAACAATGTTTGTgcttaattaataatatttttcaatttatttcatgaaatttaatagttgtttctattttattttgaaGTGAAGTGGAAATTGAAAATATCttcaaaaaataggaaaaagtcaaattaaaaaataaattattattgtttACTAAAAGTAACTTGGGTTAGGGACtgaaggaccacacaaataaatGGCATCTAAGCACCCGATTTGATAGCCAGAAAGGCTCACCAAGAACAAGGATTCACACTTCCAGATAACTTCATCCACATCTTCAAAAACCAGTTATCATTCAAACACCATTTTATTTAGCTTACTCATAGGTTTCTATTTTTTAGTTTTGCAACAGGAGAGGGCAAATTGCTCTGGCCCTTCACCCATGCTTAATCTGAAAGTATCTGTGTTAGGGATGACACATTACATGGGCCATCCCTAAACTTCATTCAAAAATTTATGTAAAGAACTTACTGCTGTTTCTATTCGgtttttttttggttggtaatatTTAGATTTTATTAATAAAAGTAGCCAACTTACATTGCAACCAGAAAACCACCCTGATCATCAAAAAACAACCCATACATCCTTTCTGTATCAAAAAAAACCCCCTTATAGGCCCAAACAGTCTTCAAAACGAGCCTGAAATTTGCTTGATTATAGTCATATTAACATATTCTGAAAGTATTCTAAAACTACCATTTGAACCAGAACACAAACCATAGTTCAGACATTGCAATAGACAAATAAACAAACACAATATAAATGGGAAATTCAGGCGGAACCACCACATAACTTGGGTAGTGCACTATCCACATCATTCTTCCTCTTTCTCGGCCTTAGTTTGCGTCCCAGCTCTTGTCTAACCTCCTCCATAGCCTCCCTCAATTTCGCCTCCACTCGCATCAGGTCCACGAAGGTCTTCAATGCCTCCCACTCGCGCTTTGCAAGTGCCCTGAACCTCTCCTTCAGTTCACCTTCCTGCCATCGCACAAGTGGCAAATTATCTATTGGAATTTCTCCATTGGTTCCTTCAGCCACATCAAAGCCTTCTTTAGGCACCGCCCATTCAAATATGGTATCCATACCCAATAGATATTCTTTGGGAACTAGagccttcatcaccttcttcacaATATCAATCGAGTCTTCAAATTCCAAACCCCACACAACCATTAATGAATATACATCCATATTTGTTCTATAGCGATGGCTAATATAGTTTATCTCCTCCCTATAACAAATTTCACCGCCTTTGTTAGGCTCTCATCCTTGAACCGAAAGAGGCTCAACAATCTTCTGTCTGAGACTTGTCCTACAAAGGGAACCAACCGCTTCTCAGTTTTAAACGTAAAACTAGCCTCCATTTCTTCTGCTTCAACAGTTCCACCACCTTCACAACTTCATCCAAACCTCTCTGCAATTAGACTTTGAGAGAAACAAAGGAGCTTGCAGATAAAAATGCAAACACCTACCAAAAAATAGCCCCTTCTAAAAAGCCATAGCTTCTATCAATGCGCTGCCATTTCAAAAACATTCCTCCTAAGCACACCATCATTTACCCTGTTCATTaatgcaaaatcataaaagaaTTGTCCTTGGCATGTTGCAAACATTCTAATCCTATTGAAGGGGCAATAAATCCACCACCCTTCGAGCCAATAAGCACGTCTGCCACCCTCCTCTGTACTTGCCAATTTCTAGGATATGCACGACAACTTAAGCGTTCGCCTCCACATCACTAATCTGAAGATTTCAAAAATCTTCAATATGAGTTGCCTTCTCCGTTTCGAATGATGTGGCCCACTTTGACAACACATCTGCCACATCATTCCCTGTCCTTCGTACATGAGCAACTCTAAAATCGTTTTAAAGATTTAAATCGTTTTTGATCCTTTTGACATATTTATTTGAAATCCATGCCTGTGTCTCCCCTTTTATTATTGCAATGATAATTATTCAAGAATCTCCTTCCAAATGGAGATTTGAGAAACCGAAGTTTAAGCCCCATTTAACTGCCGGTAGAGCTGCCCGTGCCTCTGCCTCATTATTCGTGCCCCTACACAGCCTTTGAGCTCCCAATGCTATGATGTTCCCTTTCCAATCTCTAAACACCACTCCTGCCCTTGAATCTCCGAGATTGCCTttggaagctccatcaaaatttgcCTTAATCCATCCTTCATCCGGAGGTTCCCATTGTTCCTTATTTTGTACAACAGAAGGGCAAGAAGAGGGATCATCCCGTCTAGGCCCATGAACGGGCCTGATGTTTCTATTCATTTTCTGTTTAAATTTCTACAGATTTATCAAACTGATGCATGCAAGATACCAGCTCCTCTACTCAAGCTTTCCAAGACAATTCAAAATTAAAGATGCAGCATCTGCTTTGCCTTTTGAAATCCTTATGGAAGTGGTTCCCTCGGGCTTCTTTTGTTCCCTTTTTAACACTTGCAATGCCCTCATGGATCAGAAAGGAGCTTGTTGTAGTTGAAAGCATCGAGGCATGACTGAGAGTATGAGCAGCATTGAACACGTTCCACCTACAAATCGACAGCCCTGGATCCATTAAAAATCAGACAGCATGCACTTCATTGCCACAAGTGATTTACTATCACTTTTTTTTGGCTAAACATACATTCCCATCATCCAGATTCACACATTAGGGTCTTTGATTTcatataatccaaaaacattgcagAATTGCTGACCGCACTAAGAACTTTCTTTAATCTTTCCTCCACTCCATACCCAACCTGTTGTTTATTTTCTTTCCTTATTTTCCTCCATCCTTTTAACTTGATTCCATCTTTCACACTGTTTTTTTTGCATGGGTCTGATCTTCTGCAAAGTGGTGCCAAGAAGTTTTTCTGTCCATTATAAAgactattcaatttttttattatgacAAATCGATCAATTGGTGATTCTAAACATTATGCTGCTTCTTATCACTAGGCTCCACCACATCATTGTTCCTCACCATAATTCTAAATATAACTATTAAAATAAGACAAAACTAAAATGTTAATGTGACATCTAGGTATATACCtgaatgcattttatatatgtctgtatacatgtatacatgttgaTTTATTTTGCAGATGGGCGTCATTTTGATGGGTAATTGATAGTTGTAAAATTTGTTGAGTACTTGCAAAACTCGTGAGTGCTTGTGCTGCTCAAGCTATGGTGAGTTATTCGCCATAAAACTCACCACCGAGTTTTTTAAAAGCTTGCAGTCATTTTTAGGCACAAAACTGTCATGCCCCTGCCATGATACATTTACCACATCTCTAAAAGATAAAATTTAGAATCCAGTCGACCAAACAGATATCCATTACCGCTACCAAAGAGATGAATCGATTAGATATTCAATATACGGTTAGCACAGCGATTATAATTAATCAATAGAGTCAAACTTATTTCCATGGAAATCAGAGATTATCATGTAAAGAACAAACGGTGGTTCATAAATTTGGACAATGTTAAATATCGAAGTGTTAGAAGGTGCGACTATGTTCCATAGAGGAAACAATGATCAAGATTTATTGGAGGAAGTTAATAAATTCTTAAGGGCAGTTATTATATTAACCAAGGGGTGCGATCCGAAGGAGTTTTTAAAGAAGTCAAgcaaatattaaaatcaatattgaGGAGACATTATAATTATGTGGCTGCTCATTTAGAGGTGGTGCGATTTCAATTAAGAAACAAGATTAGCTATTAGCAAATGAAAGGACGCGTCCCTCCATAAAGTTGCCTCTTTCAAGATATCTGAGAAGGCATTAAAAGGAGATTGAAAGATTATTCCAAGGGGAGGAAGGAAGGAGCAGATCAGATTAATATGAGATATTGTCTGGAGACTCAGTTCAACCATAGTAAGATCAATATTGAATGGAAGGGATTAAGACTGATAATATAGGAGATATTAATAGTCTGCAAGATTgttcagatcagatcagaactgttattaaggtACAGGCAGTAACATCATGGTTCTTGGCAGAATGCACGGGGATGTGCTTAAAATATGCAACCCGATGATATTCTTATGCAGGATTTAGTAGTaatatttaatagtaatattaatatagactataATATGTAAGACAGTAATATTTGATCTCATATACCGTGGCAGACTGCCTTTACAGCCACTAGATAGACTAATAATTAGTGTTTTAGGCAATAGTAgtgttaataatttatataattctGATCTTATTCGCAGTTTATTTTTAGAAACTTGCTTTTATGTACATTGTGTAATTCTTTATATTGAGCATATTTGCTCATTTGTTAATACAACAATTATTTTTTACCAATTACATTTccgtaatatggtatcagagtgggATTTTTAAATTTTCTGGGGGATTTGTTTCCAGTaaagaattttgaaagaattttttttagaTTTGTGGAAATCAGTTTTTATCTGTGGAAATTTTTCGAAAGGAATATTGAGGGTGTTTGAAAAATTGCGATATTCTTCTCTGTCTGCACGACCTGCTGTGTTGTGACGAATTTCGTGTTCTTCTTTCCCTCCTCCCGCGGTCTTTATTCTTGTATTTCGCGACCTGCCTGTTGCAACGCGATGCAATTTCGTGTCTTCAGACCTCTACGTGACGGCCTATCCTCTGGTCGCCATCTTCAGCAACCCGCATTTTGTCTAACGCGATTTTTTTTCGCATTTTTTGGTGTTTTCAACCCCCCGACGCACTTCGGCTCGCGTGCAACGCGATTTTCTGCATGTCGGAATTTTCTGGTAACCTAGGGTTCTACAGATTTTCGGCTAGGGTTTATACCCTTGTTTCAAGTCGGATTTTTTTTTCAATTGCAAATTCtcggtgggttttttgagagctcaactgggttgtttttcaaaattttgtgggTGCATCGTTTTCCTTGCCTCGAATTTCGTGCCAGCggatttcaattatgatttcagattcttttttggttttttgcaaggatttctgggttgtctttGTATTTTTCTGGGTCAGTCGAGAAATTTTCTCGAAATCCGTGTCAGGCGTACATCTGTTTTTTGAAGTTTGTACTTGTATTTGCCTTTGTTTTCTGCATTGCGATTTGTATTTCGTGCTATTGCCtcttctttgatttttcatttttcgtGCATTGGGAAATgtgcaagatggcgtcattgaccaacttgatgttggaaggttGTCAGCGATTCAACGACAAAAATTATAACACTTGGAAGCAGCGTATGCTGACAATCTTCGAATATCGCCGCTTAGATGATCTTGTCTTGGGAAAAGAATCTCGTCTATTTGCAGTCGGAGCTGATCAAGACAAATTTGGTGACCACAATAGGGAAGTTGTGATGCTTCTCAAGCCCTCTGTCACCGATGACCAGCTACCTCAGATTCCTTCTGGCCAGTGAGCCTTAGAaatttggaagcatctgaaggagctGCATGAGACATTCGATTAAAGCCTAGTATTCTTCTTGAAGAACcagttgttctccatcatgatggatgaacgCATGTCCTTACACGAGCATCTCACAAAGATTAAGGACAATTGAGATCAGCTCGAAGTTATTGGtcggaaaatggaggaagaggatatggtagtcataaTCTTCAAAAGCCTACCAAAATCCTACGAGCACTTCATAGAGACTCTCAACATTACGTTTACGaatgttgatctgaa contains these protein-coding regions:
- the LOC131050105 gene encoding uncharacterized protein LOC131050105 isoform X2, with product MADSSSANEGPAPAPSKGWGGWGFSVLSELQKAAAQAADEISRNASVVAKNVVSDLQSAAEPSSESVSEDGIEAEDVNSQLEPENEEEKRRKAALDRLEKASQESLLGQGLKAFDSSVENIASGAWQAFGSAWKGGSKWVEKIEHSAVNLADSFQQNGLPIKASSLAPTLLESGKALTAKGIQVLEFVGKETIDLLATETGIDIEKDEREIEQGETEEQFSEEATFDRCFYIYGGPEQLEELEALSNHYALLCNRTRTKLPGEDKAAFDRMLKQIQQVFTLSNESDGGNFEFDKGKNVESGESGNGNEIKILCDASVSKAAEMAAGFTATLGGLALNEIVQKTADRLEAIRSEGVHRLSELCCLGISQLLLLGKSVLANSNAPGDKAMEGSLRIEWPDDYILKAKLLRSKAQSMTSDIEAVSNSFITVVV
- the LOC131050105 gene encoding uncharacterized protein LOC131050105 isoform X1; translation: MADSSSANEGPAPAPSKGWGGWGFSVLSELQKAAAQAADEISRNASVVAKNVVSDLQSAAEPSSESVSEDGIEAEDVNSQLEPENEEEKRRKAALDRLEKASQESLLGQGLKAFDSSVENIASGAWQAFGSAWKGGSKWVEKIEHSAVNLADSFQQNGLPIKASSLAPTLLESGKALTAKGIQVLEFVGKETIDLLATETGIDIEKDEREIEQGETEEQFSEEATFDRCFYIYGGPEQLEELEALSNHYALLCNRTRTKLPGEDKAAFDRMLKQIQQVFTLSNESDGGNFEFDKGKNVESGESGNGNEIKILCDASVSKAAEMAAGFTATLGGLALNEIVQKTADRLEAIRSEGVHRLSELCCLGISQLLLLGKSVLANSNAPGDKAMEGSLRIEWPDDYILKAKLLRSKAQSMTSDIEAVSNSFITGISDIIAAFQEAIKHASKAGQEARQEILQESSIKDKAQTLTSDIESDGSIAIEKIQDGLQHLVYVVFSTTLKN